One genomic window of Hymenobacter sp. J193 includes the following:
- a CDS encoding ABC transporter ATP-binding protein, whose product MANPPLGLSIRNVSKRYANGVQALQNVTLTIPPGMYGLLGPNGAGKSTLMRTLATLQEPDAGHILLGDIDVVGQKEAVRQTLGYLPQEFGVYPKARAEDLLDYFAVLKGLTQRGARRQAVEALLRQTNLWDVRRQQLGGFSGGMKQRFGVAVALLGNPRLLIVDEPTAGLDPAERVRFLNLLSELGENSVVILSTHIVEDVAEVCTNMAIIHQGRILLEAQPLEAVAALNGRIWRKLTDKPALPALEQEHRVISAKLLSGRILVHVYSPEAPGPGFELVQADLEDVYFSAMTGCFGTAVEQQQAEAVGL is encoded by the coding sequence ATGGCAAATCCCCCCTTGGGCCTGAGCATCCGCAACGTCTCCAAACGATATGCGAATGGCGTGCAGGCCTTGCAGAACGTGACGCTGACCATTCCACCGGGTATGTACGGGCTGCTGGGGCCCAACGGGGCCGGCAAATCCACCCTGATGCGCACGCTGGCCACGCTGCAGGAGCCCGACGCCGGGCACATCCTGCTGGGCGACATCGACGTGGTGGGCCAGAAGGAAGCCGTGCGCCAGACCCTGGGCTACCTGCCGCAGGAGTTCGGCGTGTACCCCAAAGCCCGCGCCGAGGACCTGCTCGACTACTTCGCCGTACTCAAAGGCCTCACCCAGCGAGGGGCCCGCCGGCAGGCAGTTGAAGCCCTGCTGCGGCAGACCAACCTCTGGGACGTGCGCCGGCAGCAGCTGGGCGGCTTTTCCGGGGGCATGAAGCAGCGCTTTGGCGTGGCCGTGGCGTTGCTGGGCAACCCCCGGCTGCTGATTGTAGATGAGCCCACGGCGGGCCTGGACCCAGCCGAGCGGGTGCGCTTTCTGAACCTGCTCAGCGAGCTGGGCGAAAACAGCGTGGTTATCCTTTCCACCCACATTGTGGAAGACGTAGCCGAAGTGTGCACCAATATGGCCATCATCCACCAGGGCCGGATTCTGCTCGAAGCTCAGCCGCTGGAAGCCGTGGCCGCTCTCAACGGCCGTATCTGGCGCAAGCTGACCGACAAGCCCGCCCTGCCGGCCCTGGAACAGGAGCACCGGGTGATTTCGGCCAAACTGCTCAGCGGCCGCATTCTGGTGCATGTGTACAGTCCGGAAGCTCCCGGCCCCGGATTTGAGTTAGTGCAGGCCGATCTGGAAGACGTTTATTTCAGTGCCATGACGGGCTGCTTTGGTACGGCCGTTGAGCAGCAGCAAGCGGAGGCAGTAGGGCTATGA
- a CDS encoding sensor histidine kinase, whose protein sequence is MPFLLFHQKRFDAGYYFMHLLATVPIFLFLSWLARVTENLVLNTIRKEQLEKQAVEAELVNLKSQINPHFLFNTLNNIHTLVYKQAPAAPEAVMHLASLMRYMIYESNAATVPLARELDYLQDYVSLQQLRYKNSPVVDLQIAGETAACSIAPLLFIHLLENAYKHSPARLEPGDLQVRVEVKDDALTFCVQNPIAKKPAHPLEEPGGIGLPNVRKRLALLYPGQHTLDIHSTGGTFTVTLTIQRLAELKGIGVDSQFYTHGRI, encoded by the coding sequence ATGCCATTTCTGCTTTTCCACCAGAAACGGTTCGATGCCGGGTACTATTTCATGCACCTGCTTGCTACGGTACCTATCTTTCTCTTCCTGAGCTGGCTGGCCCGGGTCACCGAGAACCTGGTACTGAACACCATTCGGAAAGAGCAGCTGGAAAAGCAGGCGGTGGAAGCCGAATTGGTTAATCTGAAGTCGCAGATCAACCCGCACTTCCTGTTCAATACCCTCAACAACATCCACACGCTGGTGTACAAGCAGGCCCCGGCCGCCCCGGAGGCCGTCATGCACCTGGCTTCGCTGATGCGCTACATGATTTATGAGTCCAACGCGGCCACGGTGCCGCTGGCCCGGGAACTGGACTATCTGCAGGATTACGTGAGCCTGCAGCAGCTGCGCTACAAGAACAGTCCGGTGGTGGACCTGCAAATAGCCGGAGAAACCGCCGCCTGCTCCATTGCCCCCTTGCTGTTCATCCACCTGCTGGAAAACGCCTACAAGCACAGCCCCGCCCGCCTGGAGCCCGGCGACCTGCAAGTCAGGGTGGAGGTGAAAGACGACGCTCTAACCTTCTGTGTGCAGAACCCGATAGCCAAAAAGCCGGCGCATCCGCTGGAAGAGCCCGGCGGTATCGGGCTGCCCAACGTCCGGAAAAGGCTGGCGTTGTTGTACCCGGGCCAGCATACGCTGGACATTCACAGCACCGGCGGCACTTTTACGGTCACGCTTACTATCCAGCGTTTGGCTGAATTGAAAGGCATAGGCGTAGACAGCCAGTTTTACACTCATGGAAGGATTTAA
- a CDS encoding LytTR family DNA-binding domain-containing protein, with protein MKDKLTCYIIEDEHLAQEILEEYIRKVSFLELKGTFMSPLEAAAQLAADQPDLLFLDINMPDLDGLSFIPMLSPKPMIILTTAYDQYALKAYDLEVKDYLLKPFTFERFYRAVLRLYQEQSPRPVPAKQEEKAEAKPEQEYIFLKVGHRIQKVATRDILFVEGMKDYLRIHTRDEKIMTLLSFARLEELLPAQEFARVHRSFLVALNKIDHIEKNRIQIADQLIPISDTYAEAFYRMLRGLQ; from the coding sequence ATGAAAGACAAGCTCACCTGCTACATCATTGAGGACGAGCACCTGGCCCAGGAAATACTGGAAGAATACATCCGGAAAGTCTCGTTTCTGGAGCTGAAAGGCACCTTCATGAGCCCCCTGGAAGCTGCTGCTCAGTTGGCGGCTGACCAACCCGACCTGCTGTTTCTGGACATCAACATGCCGGACCTGGACGGGCTCAGCTTTATCCCGATGCTCAGTCCCAAACCCATGATCATCCTCACCACCGCCTACGACCAGTACGCGCTGAAGGCCTACGACCTGGAGGTGAAGGATTACCTGCTGAAGCCCTTCACGTTCGAGCGGTTTTACCGAGCCGTGTTACGCCTGTACCAGGAACAAAGCCCCCGCCCGGTACCGGCAAAGCAGGAGGAGAAAGCGGAAGCGAAGCCAGAGCAGGAGTATATTTTCCTGAAGGTGGGCCACCGCATCCAAAAAGTTGCCACCCGTGATATTCTCTTCGTGGAAGGCATGAAGGACTACCTGCGCATACACACCCGGGACGAGAAGATCATGACCCTGCTCAGCTTTGCCCGGCTGGAAGAACTGCTGCCCGCCCAGGAGTTTGCCCGCGTGCACCGTTCCTTTCTGGTGGCGCTAAACAAAATCGACCACATCGAGAAAAACCGGATTCAGATTGCCGACCAGCTCATTCCCATCAGCGACACTTACGCCGAAGCGTTTTATAGAATGCTCAGGGGCTTGCAGTAG
- a CDS encoding SDR family oxidoreductase has translation MKSALVTGANKGIGLEVARQLARHGFFVYLGSRNLESGQAAVQQLRATGLTNLEAIQLDVTRPGSIRAARATIGAKTPALDVLVNNAGISGGGSQSARHATLEQFRAVFETNVFGVAGVTQAFLDLLEKSLQPRIVNVSTAMASLTLYADFANEQLAYRLPVYQASKAALNMYTLNLAYELRGTPFKVNAVCPGYTQTDFTDHQGTSTVEQAGQRIVKYALLGANGPTGQYFSEEYFPAPATCPW, from the coding sequence ATGAAGTCAGCACTTGTAACCGGCGCCAACAAGGGCATTGGCCTGGAAGTGGCCCGACAGCTCGCCCGGCACGGGTTTTTTGTCTACCTCGGCAGCCGCAACCTGGAAAGCGGCCAGGCCGCCGTTCAACAGCTCAGGGCCACTGGCCTCACAAACCTGGAAGCCATTCAACTGGATGTGACCCGTCCCGGCTCCATCCGGGCGGCCCGGGCAACCATTGGCGCCAAAACGCCGGCGCTGGATGTGCTGGTCAACAACGCCGGCATTTCCGGCGGAGGGTCGCAGTCGGCCCGGCACGCCACGCTGGAGCAATTCCGGGCCGTGTTTGAAACCAACGTGTTCGGGGTGGCCGGCGTCACGCAGGCGTTTCTCGACCTGCTGGAAAAATCCTTGCAGCCGCGCATCGTGAACGTAAGTACGGCCATGGCCTCGCTGACGCTGTACGCCGACTTTGCAAACGAGCAGTTAGCCTACCGGCTGCCGGTGTACCAGGCCTCGAAAGCGGCCCTGAACATGTACACTCTCAATTTGGCCTATGAGCTGCGCGGCACCCCTTTTAAAGTAAACGCGGTGTGCCCGGGCTACACCCAAACCGACTTCACGGACCACCAGGGCACCAGCACCGTGGAGCAGGCCGGCCAGCGCATCGTGAAGTACGCCCTGCTTGGCGCGAACGGCCCTACCGGCCAGTACTTCAGTGAAGAATACTTTCCGGCCCCCGCAACGTGCCCGTGGTGA
- a CDS encoding AraC family transcriptional regulator, producing MAFKQLNRYAEMVVACHGDQRYGGEIAAEDVMLVGVLAGELKVVQANHTYCCGPGDTLLLPRKQPATLLKYPKDGAPYQALVLKLPTTLVRAYYTEKALAPAGPASPALLVFSKNPLLQSLFASLLPYLELQHPLPEKLRAVKVAEAIEILRSLNEHADGVLADFSEPGKLNLVAFMEANYMFNMPLTRFSYLTGRSLTTFKRDFKKAFQLSPQRWLTQKRLALAHYQLAEKGRKPVELYLEVGFENLAHFSYAFKKQFGYPPSTLVGPGTGNQLR from the coding sequence ATGGCTTTCAAGCAGTTGAACCGCTACGCGGAAATGGTCGTCGCCTGCCACGGCGACCAGCGCTACGGAGGCGAAATAGCCGCCGAGGATGTTATGCTGGTGGGTGTGCTGGCGGGCGAGCTGAAAGTGGTGCAGGCCAACCATACGTACTGCTGCGGCCCCGGCGACACTTTGCTGCTGCCCCGCAAGCAGCCGGCAACCCTGCTGAAATACCCCAAAGACGGCGCCCCCTACCAGGCCTTGGTGCTGAAGCTGCCCACGACCCTGGTGCGGGCCTATTACACCGAAAAGGCCCTGGCACCCGCTGGACCGGCGTCCCCCGCTTTGCTGGTTTTCTCAAAAAATCCGCTGCTGCAGAGCCTCTTTGCTTCCCTGCTGCCTTACCTGGAGCTGCAGCATCCCTTGCCGGAAAAGCTCCGGGCCGTTAAGGTAGCGGAGGCAATAGAGATACTGCGCAGCCTCAACGAGCACGCGGACGGGGTGCTGGCTGACTTCTCTGAGCCGGGCAAGCTGAACCTGGTGGCGTTTATGGAGGCAAACTACATGTTCAACATGCCCCTGACCCGGTTTAGCTACCTGACCGGCCGCAGCCTGACCACCTTCAAGCGGGACTTTAAAAAAGCCTTTCAGCTGAGCCCCCAGCGCTGGCTCACGCAGAAACGGCTGGCGCTGGCCCACTACCAGCTGGCGGAAAAGGGCAGAAAGCCAGTGGAGCTTTACCTGGAAGTGGGCTTTGAGAACCTAGCGCACTTCTCCTATGCGTTCAAAAAGCAGTTTGGCTACCCCCCGAGCACCCTGGTCGGCCCGGGCACCGGCAACCAACTGCGCTAG
- a CDS encoding T9SS type A sorting domain-containing protein — protein MRNFGILDLSGIPLAVEPDSRTPSTSMQLWPNPAQHLVQVAGLPAGQPLQFYDALGRLALTLPAPRGSAQVQLPPSLKPGVYIVRCGAATRRLVVE, from the coding sequence ATGAGAAATTTTGGCATCTTGGACCTGAGCGGCATCCCACTGGCCGTCGAGCCCGATAGTCGTACGCCAAGCACCAGCATGCAACTCTGGCCTAACCCTGCCCAGCACTTGGTGCAGGTAGCGGGCCTTCCTGCCGGGCAGCCCTTGCAGTTCTATGATGCCCTGGGCCGGCTGGCCCTGACCTTGCCTGCCCCACGTGGCAGCGCGCAGGTGCAGTTGCCCCCAAGCCTCAAACCCGGCGTGTACATCGTGCGCTGCGGCGCGGCTACCCGGCGCCTGGTGGTAGAATAA
- a CDS encoding NAD(P)/FAD-dependent oxidoreductase — MEQQLTVEVIIIGGSYAGLSAALALGRALRRVLVLDSGQPCNRPTPHAHNFLTRDGTAPAELAAQARAQVLAYPTVQLLPETAVAARGSDGDFTLTTDTGRVVRAGKLLFATGVRDQLPARPGFAECWGISVIHCPYCHGYEYHHQPTGTLLNGEAALEHARLLRQWTDQLTIFTDGPATFSPGQWAQLAGAGIEVEETPVRELRHQAGQLTHVALLDGRQVPLAALYLRPGMEQHCLLPRDLGCAYTEAGYLQVDGMQKTSVPGIYAAGDATMPMRAVSMAVAGGTMVGAALNAELLLSW, encoded by the coding sequence ATGGAACAGCAGCTCACCGTGGAAGTAATCATTATTGGCGGCAGCTACGCCGGGTTATCGGCGGCCCTTGCCCTGGGGCGGGCGTTGCGACGGGTACTGGTACTGGATAGCGGCCAGCCGTGTAACCGCCCAACCCCGCACGCGCATAACTTTCTGACCCGGGACGGAACGGCACCCGCCGAGCTGGCCGCCCAGGCCCGGGCCCAGGTGCTGGCCTACCCTACCGTGCAGCTGCTGCCGGAAACTGCCGTAGCGGCCCGCGGCTCCGATGGCGACTTCACCCTGACGACGGACACCGGCCGGGTAGTGCGCGCCGGCAAGCTGCTTTTCGCCACCGGGGTGCGCGACCAGCTGCCGGCCCGGCCCGGGTTTGCCGAGTGCTGGGGCATCTCCGTCATTCACTGCCCCTACTGCCACGGCTACGAGTACCACCATCAGCCCACTGGCACGCTGCTCAACGGTGAAGCCGCCCTGGAACACGCCCGCCTGCTGCGCCAGTGGACCGACCAGCTGACCATCTTCACCGATGGCCCGGCCACGTTCTCGCCCGGGCAGTGGGCCCAGCTGGCCGGCGCGGGCATAGAAGTGGAGGAAACGCCCGTACGGGAGCTGCGCCACCAGGCTGGTCAGCTCACGCACGTAGCCCTGCTGGATGGCCGGCAGGTGCCCCTGGCAGCCCTCTACCTACGGCCGGGCATGGAGCAGCACTGCCTGTTGCCGCGGGACCTGGGCTGCGCCTACACCGAGGCGGGCTATCTGCAGGTAGACGGCATGCAGAAAACCAGTGTGCCGGGCATCTACGCGGCGGGCGATGCTACCATGCCCATGCGGGCGGTAAGTATGGCCGTGGCCGGCGGCACCATGGTCGGGGCCGCCCTCAACGCCGAGCTCCTGCTTTCCTGGTAA
- a CDS encoding TetR/AcrR family transcriptional regulator produces the protein MTSGTEQTIVEAAILVFNEDYSAPLEKVAERAGVTRRTLHRYFAGREELLACCARDMQRSCRLALTQALASSSDPVVQLEHILYAGIDCGAKYAFFTKLHTRPEHQHAPGQAADCAEYDALQARCRAVVTRLQQEGQISAHLSADWVLLLLSGVVKTTIEARAAGAAGPHLQQFAWFSFSKGIGL, from the coding sequence ATGACATCTGGCACGGAGCAAACTATTGTGGAAGCGGCTATTCTCGTCTTTAACGAGGATTACTCGGCCCCCCTGGAAAAAGTGGCCGAGCGGGCGGGCGTTACCCGCCGGACGCTGCACCGCTACTTTGCCGGCCGGGAAGAATTGCTGGCCTGCTGTGCCCGCGACATGCAGCGCAGCTGCCGCCTTGCTCTAACCCAGGCTTTGGCCAGCTCTTCCGACCCTGTGGTTCAGCTCGAACACATTCTCTATGCGGGCATCGACTGCGGGGCCAAGTACGCTTTCTTTACCAAGCTGCACACCCGGCCCGAACACCAGCACGCCCCCGGCCAGGCGGCCGACTGTGCCGAGTACGACGCCTTGCAGGCCCGGTGCCGCGCTGTTGTCACCCGCCTGCAGCAGGAAGGCCAAATCAGCGCCCACCTCTCGGCCGACTGGGTGCTGCTGCTGCTCAGTGGGGTAGTCAAAACCACGATAGAGGCCCGGGCTGCGGGCGCCGCGGGGCCGCACCTGCAGCAGTTTGCCTGGTTCTCTTTCAGCAAAGGCATCGGGCTGTAA
- a CDS encoding Crp/Fnr family transcriptional regulator produces MVEPFRSYLTSKAAFTTAELEQLEAAAKSRKLKRREYLLRQGEICRHMAFVVSGALRLYRTDEAAQEHILRFALENWWITDAESFRNELPAKGAIDALEDTHVLLWSKEDFEQLKREVPAFSALEEQLAGRHLEAQVNRLYTAISHTAEERYQEFVKAFPDFYQRIPLHMIASYLGVSRETLSRIRKQH; encoded by the coding sequence ATGGTTGAACCGTTCCGAAGCTACCTGACGTCCAAAGCCGCTTTTACCACCGCCGAGCTGGAGCAGCTGGAAGCGGCGGCGAAAAGCAGAAAGCTGAAGCGCCGGGAATACCTGCTGCGCCAGGGCGAAATTTGCCGCCACATGGCCTTCGTCGTCAGCGGTGCTTTGCGCCTCTACCGCACCGACGAGGCGGCGCAGGAGCATATCCTGCGCTTTGCCCTGGAGAACTGGTGGATTACGGACGCCGAAAGCTTCCGCAACGAACTGCCGGCCAAAGGAGCCATCGACGCGCTGGAAGACACGCACGTGCTGCTGTGGTCGAAAGAAGACTTTGAACAGCTGAAAAGAGAGGTTCCGGCTTTCAGCGCCCTGGAGGAGCAGTTGGCGGGCCGCCACCTCGAGGCCCAGGTCAACCGGCTTTATACGGCCATCAGCCACACGGCCGAAGAGCGTTACCAGGAGTTCGTGAAGGCCTTTCCCGATTTTTACCAGCGCATCCCCCTGCACATGATTGCTTCTTACCTGGGAGTCTCACGCGAAACCCTCAGCCGCATCCGCAAGCAGCATTGA
- a CDS encoding SDR family NAD(P)-dependent oxidoreductase, whose translation MNKLKNKVAVVTGASKGIGAAIATYFAAEGARVVINYASDKDGAGRVVQAITAGGGQAIAVQSDVSSAADVRRLFTETQAAFGTLDILVNNAGIYQYAPIEQVSEASFHQQFNINVLGSILAIQGALPLFGAGGGNILNISSEAGRTPLSTGSVYSATKAALDALTTALSKEFSGRNIRINSILPGIVDTEGARSGGFIGSEAETRLVATTPLGRTGQPEDIARVAVFLASDEAAWITGEKISVSGGIYGL comes from the coding sequence ATGAACAAGCTCAAGAACAAGGTAGCCGTAGTGACCGGGGCTTCCAAAGGCATAGGGGCCGCCATAGCAACGTATTTCGCCGCCGAAGGCGCCCGCGTGGTCATCAACTACGCCTCCGACAAAGACGGGGCCGGCCGCGTGGTGCAGGCTATTACTGCCGGCGGCGGCCAGGCCATTGCCGTTCAGTCCGACGTGTCGAGCGCAGCCGACGTGCGCCGGCTGTTTACCGAAACACAGGCCGCTTTCGGCACCCTGGATATCCTGGTCAACAACGCGGGCATTTACCAGTACGCCCCGATTGAGCAGGTGTCGGAAGCGTCGTTCCACCAGCAGTTCAATATCAACGTGCTGGGTTCTATACTCGCCATCCAGGGCGCGCTGCCCCTGTTCGGCGCGGGCGGCGGCAACATTCTCAACATCAGCTCCGAGGCTGGCCGAACCCCGCTGTCCACGGGGTCGGTGTATTCGGCTACCAAAGCGGCGCTGGATGCCCTGACTACGGCGCTGTCGAAGGAATTCAGCGGCCGCAACATCCGCATTAACTCGATCCTGCCGGGCATCGTGGACACAGAAGGGGCGCGCAGCGGCGGCTTTATCGGCAGCGAGGCAGAAACCCGGCTGGTGGCGACTACGCCCCTGGGCCGCACGGGCCAGCCCGAGGATATTGCGCGCGTGGCCGTGTTCCTGGCCTCGGACGAGGCCGCCTGGATTACCGGGGAGAAAATATCCGTCTCCGGCGGCATTTACGGATTGTAA
- a CDS encoding SDR family NAD(P)-dependent oxidoreductase — MEQTNDNGALQAPLGSGFTAASTAREVIKGISLAGKVAIVTGGYTGIGLETTKTLAAAGATVIVPARSLDKARENLAGVAHVELAELDLMEPDSIDAFAAAFLASGRPLHLLIHNAGIMFVPLRRNSRGIESQLATNYLAPFQLTARLWDALRQAPGARVINVSSQGHQFAPFDFDDPNFAHREYETLQAYGHSKTALNLFTLELDKRARAFGVRAYAVHPGNIWGTELTREAPLEILQQFGFYDAQGQVVPEVIASLKTIPQGAAATIWCATSPLLNHIGGVYCEDADIASLALEAGMSAVVKPYSVDAAAAHRLWALTEELTGIPFNVAE; from the coding sequence ATGGAACAGACGAATGATAATGGCGCCCTGCAGGCGCCCCTTGGCTCGGGATTCACGGCGGCCTCCACGGCCCGCGAGGTAATAAAGGGAATAAGCCTGGCCGGCAAAGTGGCCATCGTCACGGGCGGCTACACCGGCATCGGGCTGGAAACCACCAAAACCCTGGCGGCCGCGGGGGCCACCGTCATCGTGCCCGCCCGCAGCCTGGACAAGGCCCGGGAAAATCTGGCCGGCGTAGCCCATGTGGAGCTGGCTGAGCTGGACTTGATGGAACCGGACTCCATCGATGCCTTTGCGGCCGCGTTTCTGGCTTCGGGGCGCCCGCTGCATCTGCTCATTCATAACGCCGGCATCATGTTCGTGCCGCTACGCCGCAACAGTAGGGGAATTGAGTCGCAGCTGGCTACCAACTACCTGGCGCCATTTCAGCTCACTGCCCGGCTATGGGACGCGCTCCGGCAAGCGCCGGGGGCCCGGGTCATCAATGTGTCCTCGCAGGGGCACCAGTTTGCGCCCTTCGACTTTGATGACCCGAATTTTGCGCACCGCGAATACGAAACGCTGCAGGCGTACGGCCACTCCAAAACCGCGCTCAACCTCTTTACGCTGGAGCTGGATAAGCGGGCCCGGGCGTTTGGCGTCCGGGCGTACGCGGTGCACCCCGGCAATATCTGGGGCACGGAGCTAACCCGGGAGGCGCCGCTGGAAATACTGCAGCAGTTTGGCTTCTACGATGCTCAGGGCCAGGTGGTGCCGGAAGTAATTGCCTCGCTGAAAACCATTCCGCAGGGTGCGGCTGCTACCATTTGGTGCGCGACGAGTCCGTTGTTAAACCACATCGGCGGCGTGTATTGCGAGGATGCGGATATTGCTTCCCTGGCGCTGGAGGCGGGAATGTCGGCCGTGGTAAAGCCCTATTCCGTTGATGCCGCTGCCGCCCACCGGCTGTGGGCACTAACCGAAGAGCTGACGGGCATCCCATTCAACGTAGCGGAATAA
- a CDS encoding ABC transporter ATP-binding protein: MELQIRQVSKSYANGVQALQNISLSVPAGMYGLLGPNGAGKSTLMRILATLQEPDEGSVHLGSVDVLRQKNEVRQTLGYLPQEFGVYPKARAEDLLDYFAVLKGITNRALRRETTEALLRQTNLWDVRRQQLGGFSGGMKQRFGVAVALLGNPRLLIVDEPTAGLDPAERVRFLNLLSELGENSVVILSTHIVADVAELCTHMAIIHQGRILLEAQPLEAVAALNGRIWRRMVEKSELPRLEQEHRVISTKLLSGRTLVHVYSPEAPGPGFELVQADLEDVYFSTMAGHFGQAAAQPSQPA; encoded by the coding sequence ATGGAATTACAGATTCGCCAGGTTTCCAAGAGCTACGCCAACGGCGTGCAGGCACTACAGAACATCAGCCTGAGCGTTCCGGCCGGTATGTACGGCTTGCTGGGCCCAAACGGGGCGGGCAAATCCACGCTCATGCGTATTCTGGCCACGCTGCAGGAGCCTGATGAAGGTAGTGTGCACTTGGGTTCTGTTGATGTACTGCGCCAGAAAAATGAGGTGCGCCAGACCCTGGGCTACCTGCCGCAGGAGTTTGGGGTGTATCCGAAAGCCCGTGCCGAGGACCTGCTCGACTACTTCGCCGTACTCAAAGGTATTACCAACCGGGCCCTGCGCCGCGAAACCACCGAGGCCCTGCTGCGGCAAACCAACCTCTGGGACGTGCGCCGGCAGCAGCTGGGCGGCTTTTCCGGGGGCATGAAGCAGCGCTTTGGCGTGGCCGTGGCGTTGCTGGGCAACCCCCGGCTGCTGATTGTGGACGAGCCCACGGCGGGCCTGGACCCGGCCGAGCGGGTGCGCTTTCTGAACCTCTTGAGCGAGCTGGGCGAGAACAGCGTGGTCATCCTCTCTACCCACATCGTGGCCGATGTGGCGGAGCTGTGCACCCACATGGCCATTATCCACCAAGGCCGGATTCTGCTCGAAGCTCAGCCGCTGGAAGCCGTGGCTGCCCTCAACGGCCGAATCTGGCGCCGGATGGTGGAAAAAAGCGAGCTGCCCCGGCTGGAGCAGGAGCACCGCGTTATCTCCACCAAACTGCTCAGCGGCCGCACTCTGGTGCACGTCTACAGTCCGGAAGCTCCCGGCCCCGGATTTGAGTTGGTGCAGGCCGATCTGGAAGACGTTTATTTCAGCACCATGGCCGGGCACTTCGGGCAGGCTGCGGCGCAACCCAGCCAGCCAGCGTAG